From Clostridia bacterium, the proteins below share one genomic window:
- a CDS encoding amino acid dehydrogenase, whose product MGVFERMEEMGHEQVVFCHDPDTGLKAIIAFHDTTRGPGLGGTRMLPYPNEEAALTDALRLSRGMTYKSTAVDVDFGGAKCVVIGDPHRDKTPELMRALGRFVEGLRGRLYTGTDVGTYPEDFVHSARESRYIVGLPQEYGGSGDSSVPTAYGVYMGMRAVARHLWGADDLAGRTVAIQGVGKVGAKLARELAEAGARLVVTDVDGEAVERVAAETGAEVVDPDAIFAVPCDIFAPCALGGVLNDETIPRLRCRAVAGSANNQLAEERHGRELHRRGILYAPDYIINAGGLIQVADELHPRGPNPERVRHKTRAIYDILLAIFQRSAELGIPTSEAADRLVEERIERTFRLKRIRTPQ is encoded by the coding sequence ATGGGCGTCTTTGAACGCATGGAGGAGATGGGTCACGAGCAGGTCGTCTTTTGTCACGACCCCGACACCGGCCTGAAGGCGATCATCGCGTTCCACGACACGACGCGCGGGCCCGGGCTGGGCGGGACCCGCATGCTGCCGTACCCCAACGAGGAGGCGGCGCTCACGGACGCGCTGCGCCTCTCGCGGGGCATGACCTACAAGTCGACCGCCGTCGACGTCGACTTCGGCGGTGCCAAGTGCGTGGTGATCGGCGATCCGCACCGCGACAAGACGCCCGAGCTGATGCGCGCGCTCGGGCGCTTTGTCGAGGGGCTGCGCGGCCGGCTCTACACGGGCACGGACGTCGGCACCTACCCGGAAGACTTCGTGCACAGCGCGCGGGAGAGCCGGTACATCGTGGGCCTACCGCAGGAGTACGGCGGCTCCGGCGACAGCTCCGTGCCGACGGCGTACGGCGTGTACATGGGCATGCGCGCCGTGGCGCGCCATCTCTGGGGCGCGGACGATCTTGCCGGCCGGACTGTGGCCATCCAGGGCGTGGGCAAGGTGGGCGCCAAGCTCGCGAGGGAACTGGCGGAGGCGGGTGCCCGGCTCGTCGTCACGGACGTCGACGGGGAGGCCGTGGAGCGGGTCGCGGCGGAGACGGGGGCGGAGGTCGTCGACCCGGACGCGATCTTCGCCGTGCCGTGCGATATCTTCGCTCCCTGCGCGCTGGGCGGCGTCCTCAACGACGAGACGATCCCGCGCCTCAGGTGCCGCGCCGTCGCCGGCTCCGCGAACAACCAGCTGGCGGAGGAGCGCCACGGGCGCGAGCTGCACCGGCGCGGCATTCTCTACGCGCCGGACTACATCATCAACGCCGGCGGCCTGATCCAGGTCGCCGACGAGCTTCACCCGCGCGGGCCCAATCCGGAGCGCGTGCGGCACAAGACGAGGGCGATCTACGACATCCTTCTCGCGATCTTCCAGCGCTCGGCGGAGCTCGGCATCCCCACGAGCGAGGCCGCCGACCGGCTTGTGGAGGAGCGGATCGAGCGCACGTTCCGCCTCAAGCGGATTCGGACGCCGCAGTGA
- a CDS encoding 2-oxo acid dehydrogenase subunit E2 — MEFRLPDLGEGMAEAEIVRWLVKEGERVGEDEPLVEVETDKALVQIPSPAAGRLARQGAPEGARLAVGEVLAVIETEAGETDAGERAARAAGTPAAAGAERQAAAEAPAPAPDSPDAGAIVGNLDRPGTLLVEDVPASSPSPRRRAPASPATRRLARELGVDLARLHGTGPGGRVTAEDVRTAAAAARAGAAAARPAAAAAAPMPPLPPAFGQRLPLRGLRRRIAEHMSRAHRLVPQVTHVEEIDVTELVRLRKSLNEWLALERERGGAHGLPERLSYLPFVAAAAVQALRRHPTLNASLDEEREEIVVHPHIHLGIAVDTPDGLLVPVLRHAERMTVADFAARLPALAAGARARTLAPEELRGSTFTITSAGSIGGLFATPIVNHPEVAILGVHRIVARPAVVDGKIEVRDMMYVSLSFDHRVLDGAEAARFTNDLADILSRPAALLWPRPTA, encoded by the coding sequence ATGGAGTTCCGCCTGCCCGACCTGGGCGAAGGCATGGCCGAAGCGGAGATCGTGCGCTGGCTCGTCAAGGAGGGCGAGCGGGTCGGCGAGGACGAGCCGCTCGTGGAGGTGGAGACCGACAAGGCCCTCGTGCAGATCCCGTCGCCGGCGGCCGGTCGTCTCGCGCGCCAGGGCGCGCCGGAGGGGGCCCGCCTGGCCGTCGGCGAGGTGCTGGCGGTGATCGAGACGGAGGCCGGCGAGACGGACGCCGGGGAGCGTGCGGCGCGCGCCGCGGGGACGCCGGCGGCAGCCGGCGCTGAACGGCAGGCGGCGGCGGAGGCGCCCGCGCCCGCGCCCGATTCCCCGGACGCCGGCGCCATCGTGGGCAACCTCGACCGCCCGGGCACCCTGCTGGTCGAGGACGTGCCCGCGTCATCCCCCAGCCCGCGCCGGCGCGCGCCGGCGTCGCCCGCCACGCGCCGCCTGGCACGGGAACTGGGCGTCGACCTCGCCCGGCTGCACGGCACCGGGCCGGGCGGTCGCGTGACGGCGGAGGACGTCCGCACCGCCGCGGCCGCGGCGCGTGCGGGCGCGGCGGCAGCTCGGCCGGCGGCCGCCGCGGCGGCGCCCATGCCGCCGCTCCCGCCCGCGTTCGGGCAGCGCCTGCCGCTCCGAGGGCTGCGGCGGCGCATCGCCGAGCACATGTCCCGGGCCCACCGCCTCGTGCCGCAGGTCACGCACGTCGAGGAAATCGACGTGACCGAGCTGGTGCGCCTGCGCAAGAGCCTGAACGAGTGGCTTGCCCTGGAGCGCGAGCGCGGCGGTGCGCACGGACTGCCGGAGCGCCTCAGCTACCTGCCGTTCGTCGCGGCGGCCGCCGTGCAGGCGCTGCGCCGCCACCCGACGCTCAACGCCTCGCTGGACGAGGAACGGGAGGAAATCGTCGTCCACCCGCACATCCACCTCGGCATCGCCGTCGACACGCCGGACGGCCTCCTCGTGCCCGTCCTGAGGCACGCCGAGCGAATGACGGTCGCGGATTTCGCCGCCCGCCTCCCGGCGCTGGCCGCGGGCGCGCGCGCCCGCACGCTGGCGCCCGAGGAGCTTCGCGGCAGCACGTTCACGATCACCAGCGCCGGATCGATCGGCGGCCTCTTCGCCACGCCGATCGTGAACCACCCCGAGGTCGCGATTCTCGGCGTGCACCGGATCGTGGCGCGGCCGGCCGTCGTCGACGGGAAGATCGAGGTACGGGACATGATGTACGTGTCGTTGTCGTTCGACCATCGCGTGCTCGACGGCGCCGAGGCCGCGCGTTTCACCAACGACCTCGCGGACATTCTCAGCCGGCCCGCGGCGCTGCTGTGGCCGCGGCCGACCGCCTAG
- a CDS encoding protease complex subunit PrcB family protein, translating to MPAPRCTEVSLDAAPPEVREAAKRHLGEPGLHRVATRAGTYWLVCLGAQPTAGHRLTLGSVEPAGERWSVRIRHEPPAPGAAHAQVITYPHLLFHVDQDEVDVLLEEPAGTRRLSPAPVGDGEADNA from the coding sequence ATGCCTGCGCCGCGCTGCACGGAGGTCTCGCTGGACGCCGCGCCGCCGGAGGTTCGCGAGGCGGCAAAGCGACATCTCGGCGAGCCCGGGCTTCACCGCGTGGCGACCCGCGCCGGCACGTACTGGCTCGTGTGCCTCGGCGCGCAGCCCACCGCCGGTCACCGGCTGACGTTGGGCAGCGTCGAGCCAGCGGGCGAGCGCTGGAGCGTGCGAATCCGCCACGAGCCGCCCGCGCCGGGCGCCGCGCACGCGCAGGTCATCACCTATCCCCACCTGCTGTTTCACGTCGACCAGGACGAGGTGGACGTGCTGCTCGAGGAACCCGCGGGAACGCGGCGCCTCTCCCCGGCACCCGTGGGCGACGGCGAGGCGGACAACGCCTGA